A stretch of Bradyrhizobium diazoefficiens DNA encodes these proteins:
- a CDS encoding helix-turn-helix transcriptional regulator: MPPRSQLISAPPSAVQEAIKRLGNNLRTARLRRNLSHAELAAKLGVDRHVIADAENGKLSTSAGVYVGMLWAMNLLASLADVANPKNDEEGLALSGLDERERARQGGGPSNAF; this comes from the coding sequence ATGCCTCCTCGCAGCCAACTGATAAGTGCGCCTCCCTCGGCCGTCCAGGAGGCGATCAAGCGCCTAGGAAACAACCTTCGGACCGCACGCCTCCGCCGCAACCTCAGCCACGCGGAGCTGGCAGCCAAGTTGGGGGTAGACCGTCACGTCATCGCTGACGCGGAGAACGGCAAATTGAGCACGAGTGCCGGCGTGTATGTTGGCATGCTGTGGGCAATGAACCTGCTCGCGTCGCTTGCCGACGTTGCCAATCCGAAGAACGATGAGGAGGGGCTTGCTCTAAGCGGCCTCGATGAGCGTGAACGTGCGCGACAAGGGGGAGGGCCAAGCAATGCCTTCTGA